A genomic window from Vigna radiata var. radiata cultivar VC1973A chromosome 2, Vradiata_ver6, whole genome shotgun sequence includes:
- the LOC106755987 gene encoding CASP-like protein 1C1, with protein sequence MAKTRWLCHLLLRFLAFAATLSAVIMMATTHDRTTIFTVSFEAKYTNSPAFKYFVIAYSVITVYGFFVLFLPAKSLLWQLVVALDLVFTMLLVSSLSAAVAIAQVGKKGNSYAGWLPICDSVPKYCDGATRALIAGFIAMIIYIILLLHSIHTIIDPLLLRKT encoded by the exons ATGGCCAAGACTAGGTGGTTGTGCCATCTTCTGCTGAGGTTCTTGGCTTTTGCAGCAACACTTTCTGCAGTCATTATGATGGCTACTACCCATGACAGAACTACCATCTTCACAGTCTCCTTTGAAGCTAAATACACCAATTCCCCTGCCTTCAA GTACTTCGTGATTGCATACTCTGTTATCACTGTCTATGGATTTTTTGTCCTCTTTCTTCCTGCAAAAAGCTTGCTCTGGCAACTTGTGGTGGCCTTGGATTTG GTGTTCACCATGTTACTTGTCTCAAGCCTATCTGCAGCTGTTGCTATAGCTCAGGTGGGGAAGAAAGGAAACAGTTATGCAGGTTGGCTACCAATATGTGATTCAGTTCCCAAATATTGTGATGGAGCAACAAGAGCTTTAATAGCTGGTTTCATTGCAATGATTATATACATAATTCTTCTTTTGCATTCCATTCATACCATCATAGACCCTCTCCTCTTGAGAAAAACTTGA